The following coding sequences lie in one Spinacia oleracea cultivar Varoflay chromosome 1, BTI_SOV_V1, whole genome shotgun sequence genomic window:
- the LOC110777730 gene encoding uncharacterized protein has protein sequence MSRCFPFPPPGYERKTKADDTDLLKKEKHREKKHKKEKKDKEKKEGKEKREKERSDEKHREKKDKKEKHRDKKKDKEKDRDKDRHKSNPLLSVEKKVVGSADDSHVHKSSEKNKEWENDRNAMSAEKKIDGLPAAHNGMPVSKNNHQVSDARSFRCASDLGRKSMDEERRTINQVPDKNVGAERTKDGGVVKLATKSGGPIQDPKEKTKEKPTPDGRMDGRGVIGDAKSSGNALVPNPVGVVQNRGGGILRPVEKKIEQKMDGKEKIREKEGDDRKGEKRKERDREKPVLKDKDREKEKEKKKEEIVKATAEEKQIQVTRVKDISENHMLKPSAKDENKKGISDVQSVGSQNITKDSNHHAAVNNNLKKRKDTGPNGIYDEFVTRPNKLARTSASPHPLAENGRSLEPCQNSAAFALPVTQQQPPMDIKVERSDDKQRPPMKIKVDGKINGTVVVPSTQSSREKTARKSDAPAKQPHPDTKYLGQVISVPKVDEWSDFDDQEWLFDSSTRKPEVKLSDIDETIDETPQVWARALWLEPVDVYALPYVIPH, from the exons ATGTCTCGCTGCTTTCCTTTCCCTCCACCAGGATACGAAAGGAAGACGAAGGCGGACGACACTGACTTGCTAAAAAAG GAAAAGCATAGAGAAAAGAAGCAcaaaaaggagaaaaaagaCAAGGAGAAGAAAGAAGGGAAAGAAAAACGGGAGAAAGAAAGAAGTGATGAAAAACACAGAGAAAAGAAAGACAAAAAGGAGAAACATAGAGACAAAAAGAAAGACAAGGAGAAGGACAGGGATAAAGATAGACATAAAAGCAATCCCTTGCTTTCTGTTGAGAAGAAGGTTGTGGGTTCAGCTGATGACAGTCATGTTCATAAGTCCTCTGAGAAGAACAAGGAGTGGGAAAATGACAGAAATGCTATGTCAGCTGAGAAGAAGATCGATGGGCTGCCTGCAGCTCACAATGGGATGCCGGTTAGTAAGAATAATCACCAGGTTTCTGATGCTAGGAGTTTTAGGTGTGCTTCAGATTTGGGCCGGAAGAGCATGGATGAAGAAAGGAGAACAATTAATCAAGTGCCTGATAAGAATGTTGGTGCAGAGAGAACAAAAGATGGTGGAGTGGTCAAGTTGGCTACGAAGAGTGGCGGACCCATCCAGGATCCGAAGGAAAAGACCAAGGAGAAACCAACTCCTGATGGAAGGATGGATGGACGAGGTGTCATCGGGGATGCTAAATCTAGTGGAAATGCTTTGGTTCCGAATCCTGTTGGAGTGGTTCAAAACAGAGGGGGAGGAATTCTCAGACCCGTGGAGAAAAAGATTGAGCAGAAAATGGATGGGAAAGAAAAGATTAGAGAGAAAGAAGGGGATGATAGaaaaggagagaaaagaaaggaaagagaCAGGGAAAAACCAGTCCTCAAAGACAAGGACAGGGAAAAggaaaaggagaagaagaaagagGAGATAGTGAAGGCAACTGCAGAAGAGAAGCAAATACAAGTTACAAGAGTGAAAGATATCAGTGAAAACCACATGCTAAAACCAAGTGCAAAGGATGAAAACAAGAAGGGTATTTCAGATGTCCAGAGTGTTGGGTCTCAAAACATAACAAAAGATAGCAATCATCATGCTGCTGTTAATAATAATCTCAAGAAACGGAAGGACACTGGTCCCAATGGAATTTACGATG AGTTTGTCACTCGGCCTAATAAGCTGGCAAGAACATCAGCTTCTCCCCATCCGTTGGCGGAAAATGGAAGGAGCTTGGAGCCTTGCCAGAATTCAGCTGCATTTGCTCTTCCTGTTACACAACAGCAGCCACCCATGGATATTAAAGTGGAACGCAGTGATGATAAACAGAGGCCGCCCATGAAAATTAAAGTGGATGGCAAGATTAATGGCACAGTTGTTGTTCCCTCTACACAATCTTCTCGAGAAAAAACTGCACGGAAATCTGATGCTCCTGCAAAGCAACCTCATCCAGATACCAAGTATCTTGGCCAGGTGATTTCAGTACCTAAAGTGGATGAATGGTCTGATTTTGATGACCAAGAGTGGTTGTTCGATTCCTCAACAAGGAAGCCAGAGGTCAAATTGTCTGATATTGATGAGACTATTGATGAGACTCCACAGGTATGGGCAAGAGCTTTGTGGTTAGAGCCAGTAGATGTTTATGCTTTGCCATATGTAATTCCGCACTGA